From Deltaproteobacteria bacterium HGW-Deltaproteobacteria-4, one genomic window encodes:
- a CDS encoding DNA mismatch repair protein MutS has protein sequence MSETHSSTPPQVNLTPMMRQYLEIKSSCPDAILFFRLGDFYEMFLEDAVIASRILDITLTSRNKGSVDEVPLCGIPYHSVQPYLVKMVEAGYKVAICEQVEDPKSVKGIVRREIVRIVTPGLMAEAELLRPKENNYLLALAAGEEGRWGIALLDLSTGEFRATEVADLDGARGEIVAIDPAELLIADDESGFAAAQTLALLLEGRMLNRLPAWIFARDRASGLLCDFFHCERLEAFGCQDLPGAISAAGAILHYLQETQKGALGHIRALATYQVAEYMLLDETTRRNLELVGTMRDNSRKGSLLGILDHTVTAMGGRLLRRWVQQPLLDLSRIRARQSAIAELVEKSLLRSDLQGDLDGVYDLERLNGKIAMATANAKDLVSLRLSLGRLPALRARFDDLASPLLVSLCGDIDPLEDLYGLIATAIVDDPPFVLREGGLIRDGFDAELDELRVIGREGKGWIARLELQEKEQTGISTLKVRYNRVFGYYIEVPRSQVARIPEHYQRKQTLANAERYVTDELKVYEEKVLGAEEKLVEREYELFQAIRQQVAAEGKRVQGSATALAQLDVLLGLATVAHERNYVLPELDESSDLIIVEGRHPVVETMSLAERFVPNDVRMNLADEQILIITGPNMAGKSTYMRQVALLTLMAHMGSAIPAKSARIGLVDRIFTRVGASDNLARGLSTFMVEMTETAHILHHATERSLLVLDEIGRGTSTFDGISIAWAVAEYLHDHAPVAAKTLFATHYHELTDLALTRPRVKNFNIAVREWNDQVIFLRRIVAGPASHSYGIQVARLAGLPPLIIERAKEILRNLESGEFEEEGAPRLAKSRKGGQKSAPTPQMALFDSGSGAEIRRELEICDPTTMTPLEALNFLDQLKRLL, from the coding sequence ATGTCAGAAACTCACTCCTCAACGCCCCCTCAGGTCAATCTGACCCCGATGATGCGCCAGTATCTGGAGATTAAATCCAGCTGCCCGGACGCCATCCTCTTCTTTCGCCTTGGTGATTTTTACGAGATGTTCCTTGAGGATGCAGTCATTGCCTCGCGCATCCTCGATATTACTTTGACCTCACGCAACAAGGGGTCGGTTGACGAAGTCCCTCTCTGCGGCATTCCTTATCACAGTGTGCAGCCCTATCTGGTCAAGATGGTCGAAGCCGGCTACAAGGTCGCCATCTGTGAGCAGGTCGAAGATCCCAAGTCGGTCAAAGGAATCGTCCGTCGCGAGATCGTCCGCATTGTCACCCCCGGTCTTATGGCCGAGGCGGAGTTGCTGCGGCCCAAGGAGAACAACTACCTGCTGGCATTGGCCGCCGGGGAAGAAGGACGCTGGGGGATTGCTCTCCTTGACCTCAGTACCGGCGAATTTCGGGCGACGGAAGTTGCCGATCTCGACGGGGCTCGGGGCGAAATAGTCGCCATCGATCCGGCGGAGTTGCTGATTGCCGATGATGAAAGCGGTTTCGCGGCAGCGCAGACGCTGGCCCTTCTCCTCGAAGGACGGATGCTTAACCGTCTGCCGGCGTGGATCTTTGCCCGCGATCGGGCCAGCGGCCTCCTTTGTGATTTCTTCCACTGTGAGCGCCTTGAAGCCTTCGGCTGTCAGGATCTCCCCGGTGCCATCAGCGCGGCCGGTGCCATCCTGCATTATCTGCAGGAGACGCAAAAAGGGGCGCTCGGTCATATTCGGGCTCTGGCGACTTATCAGGTCGCTGAATATATGCTCCTTGACGAAACGACGCGGCGCAACCTCGAACTCGTCGGGACGATGCGCGATAACAGCCGCAAAGGATCCCTCCTCGGCATCCTTGATCACACGGTGACGGCGATGGGGGGACGCTTGCTGCGGCGTTGGGTGCAGCAGCCCCTGTTGGATCTGAGTCGGATCCGTGCCCGGCAGTCGGCGATTGCCGAGCTGGTGGAGAAGAGTCTGCTGCGGAGTGATCTGCAGGGCGACCTTGACGGCGTTTATGATCTCGAACGCTTGAACGGCAAGATCGCCATGGCGACGGCCAATGCCAAGGATCTGGTGTCGCTGCGGCTCTCCCTCGGCCGGCTGCCGGCGCTGCGCGCCCGCTTTGACGATCTCGCCAGTCCTCTTCTGGTTTCGCTTTGTGGTGATATCGATCCCCTGGAAGATCTGTATGGACTGATTGCCACGGCGATTGTCGACGATCCCCCCTTTGTTTTGCGGGAAGGGGGCTTGATCCGCGACGGTTTTGATGCCGAACTTGACGAGCTGCGCGTGATCGGCCGGGAAGGGAAGGGGTGGATTGCCCGGCTGGAGTTGCAGGAGAAGGAGCAGACCGGCATCAGTACTCTCAAGGTGCGCTATAACCGGGTCTTCGGCTATTATATCGAAGTGCCGCGTTCGCAGGTGGCGCGCATTCCTGAGCATTACCAGCGCAAACAGACCCTGGCTAATGCCGAGCGCTATGTCACCGACGAGCTCAAGGTTTATGAAGAGAAGGTCCTCGGTGCCGAGGAGAAGCTGGTCGAGCGCGAGTACGAGCTCTTTCAAGCGATCCGCCAGCAGGTCGCTGCCGAAGGGAAACGCGTGCAGGGGAGCGCCACGGCTTTGGCCCAGCTCGATGTCCTCCTCGGTCTGGCGACAGTGGCGCACGAGCGTAACTATGTCCTCCCCGAGCTTGATGAAAGCAGCGATCTGATCATCGTCGAAGGGCGGCATCCGGTGGTCGAGACCATGAGTTTGGCTGAGCGCTTTGTCCCCAATGATGTGCGGATGAACCTTGCCGACGAACAGATTCTCATCATCACCGGCCCGAATATGGCAGGGAAATCGACCTACATGCGTCAGGTCGCCCTCCTCACCCTGATGGCGCATATGGGGAGTGCCATCCCCGCGAAATCTGCGCGCATTGGCCTGGTCGACCGCATCTTTACCCGCGTCGGTGCCAGTGATAATCTCGCCCGCGGCCTCTCGACCTTTATGGTGGAGATGACCGAGACTGCGCACATTCTCCACCACGCCACCGAACGCAGCCTCCTTGTTCTCGACGAGATCGGCCGCGGCACCTCGACCTTTGACGGCATCAGCATCGCCTGGGCGGTGGCGGAGTATCTGCATGACCACGCACCCGTCGCGGCCAAGACCCTCTTTGCCACCCACTATCACGAACTCACCGATCTTGCCCTGACCCGGCCGCGGGTGAAGAATTTCAATATCGCCGTGCGCGAGTGGAACGATCAGGTCATCTTTCTGCGCCGCATCGTCGCCGGCCCGGCGAGTCATTCCTACGGCATCCAGGTGGCGCGCCTCGCCGGTCTGCCACCGCTGATCATCGAACGCGCCAAGGAGATCCTCCGCAACCTTGAATCGGGCGAGTTCGAGGAAGAAGGGGCGCCGCGCCTCGCCAAGAGCCGCAAGGGAGGGCAGAAGTCAGCCCCCACCCCGCAGATGGCCCTCTTTGACAGCGGCAGCGGTGCTGAGATCCGGCGTGAGCTCGAAATCTGCGATCCGACGACCATGACCCCTTTGGAAGCGCTCAACTTTCTCGATCAACTGAAACGGTTACTATGA